The DNA sequence CCGCCCTGGGCGAGGAGCTGGCCGCGCTCAGCGAGACGCTGCAGGCGGCGGACATGACGCTGGCCTATCACAACCACGATTTCGAGATGGTCGAGTTCGACGGCCGCACCGCGCTGGAGATCATGATGGAGGCCGCGGGCGAGGACGTCATGGCCGAGCTGGACCTGGCATGGGTCGCGCGCGGCGGGTTGGACCCGGTCGAGTATCTGGGCCGTTTCGACGACCGCGTCTTTGCGATCCACGCCAAGGACAACGCCCCCGAGGGCGAGGCCGAGGACGAGCGGGGCTTCAAGGCGCTTGGCGAAGGCACGCTGGACTGGGCTGCGATCCTGCCAGCCGCCGAGGAGGCCGGCGCGCAGTGGTACATCATCGAGCATGACCAGCCCTTGGACGCCGCCGAGGTCGTGATGACCGGTGCCACCTTCCTGACGGAAAACCTGCCGGACAGCGCCACGCGCTGAACCCTCCCTGCCGGACAGGTTGACTGGGGCCGCGACATCGTCGCGGCCCCTTTTTCCGTGTCGCGATGCCGGGTGGCGATGCCGGGGCCCGCCGCGGGGGGCGGACCCGGCCGGATCACATCGGGCGGACCCAGATGTTGCGGAAGCTGACATCCGCGTCATGGTCCTGCAGCTGGATCGGCGCGCAGTCATGCGCCTCGTAGGCCGGATAGCCGATCCATTCGGTCACACCCTGGATCTGGGCGTGGTTCTGCACCACAACGCCGTTGTGCAGGACGGTGATATGGGCCGGACGGCGCAGCGCGCCTTCGTCCGAAAAGATCGGCGCCTGGAAGATGATGTCGTAGGTCTGCCATTCTTCCGGTGCGCGCGAGGCGTTCACCAGCGGCAGGTGCTGCTTGTAGATCGACCCCGCCTGCCCGTTCGCATAGGTCGGGTTCTCGAAGCTGTCCAGAACCTGCACCTCATAGCGGCTCTGCAGGAAGATGCCGCTGTTGCCGCGGTCCTGGCTGTCATGCCCTTCGTTGTTCGGCGGAGAGCGCCATTCGACATGCAGCTGCACGTCGCAGAAGCTTTCCGTGGTGCGGATGTCGCCCGATCCGCGCGCGACGCGCATCGCGCCGTCCTCGACGACCCACTCGGCGGCGCCGCCGTTCACGGATTCCCACCCGTCCAGGTTCGTCCCGTCGAACAGCACGACCGCGTCCGACGGCGGCTCGCCAGCGGGGGTCTGGACCAGCCGCGGCTCGGGGCCCGCGATCTCGGTCACGCGGGACTGGGCCTGGCGTTCCTCGCGGGTCGGCTCGGGGGCGTCCTGGGCCAAGGTGGGGGCGGCCAACGCCAGCAGCGCGGCCATCGATGTCATCAGTTTCATGGCAATGTCCTTTGCGAAAGAATGCGGCCCCGGACATGCCGGGGCCGTTGGCGGGATCACGTGGCCCAGGCCGGGCCGCCGTCGTATTCCAGATCGCCGATGTACTCGCCCGGCACCGGCTCATAGCGCAGCACCTGCGTCGCACCGACTTCGGAGGTGAAGAATCCGAACAGCGTCAGCTGCTGGATCGGCGTGAACCAGTGCAGCGCCGGCAGGTCCGCCTCGGTCTGGGCCTGCGCGGTGGCCGCGGTGTCGGCCGACTGCTGCTGGTCGCGGGCCTGGATGCGCATCTCCTCCTTGGCTTGGGCCACGACGGCAGCCTGGGCGCTGGCGGCGACCATGGCCTCCTGCAGCATCTGCTGGCGCTCCTCGGCGGTCAGGTCCTCGAACGGCTTGCCGAATTGTGCCTGGGCCTCGGATTTCAGCGTGTCGATGCTGTCGCGGAACGCCGCCTGCTCCTCGGCGTCATAGCAGTCGCTGACGAACTGGGTCATGAAGGCGCCGACGCCCGCGTCCTTGGCGCCCGGCGTGTCAGTGGCGGGAATGATCGTCTCGGCCACCTCGTCCAGAAAGGCCGCATCCTCGGGGGTGAAGAGGTTCTCTCCGGTCTCGGTCGGGACATAGGCCATCACCCGGCCCGCACCCAGCATGGCCGTCCCGGTGACGGCGGCGATCATCGTCAAAAGGTCGCGACGGTTCATCACAGATCTCCGTTCTTGAGGGCTTTGACGGCGTGATCCGCCGCACGCGCGGTCAGCGCCATGTAGGTCAGCGACGGGTTCACGCAGCTGGCCGAGGTCATGCAGGCCCCGTCCGTCACATAGACGTTCGGCGCATCCCAGACCTGGTTGTCGCCGTTCAGGACCGAGGTCTTCGGATCGCGGCCCATGCGTGCCGTGCCCATCTCGTGGATGCCCATGCCGGGGGCATAGTCGCGGTCGACTGGCTTGACGTCCTTGACGCCGGCGGCCTCCAGGATGTCGACGGCGTCCTGCTTCATGTCCTCGCGCATGCGCATCTCGTTCTCGCGCAGGTCGACGCTGACGGACAGGACCGGCAGGCCCCACTTGTCCGTCGTGCCCCGGTCAAGCGAGATGGCGTTGTCGTGATAGGGCAGCATCTCGCCAAAGCCGGTCATGCCGATGGTCCAGTTGCCCGGCGTCGACAGGGCCTGCTTCAGGTCCGCACCGATGTTCAGTTCGGCGATGTCGCGCTGCCATCCCTGGCGGCTGGCCGATCCCTGATAGCCGAAACCGCGGGTATAGGGCCGCTCCTCGCCGTCGATATTGCGGAAACGCGGGATGTAGAAGCCCGCCGGACGGCGCCCGAAGTAGTACTTGTCGTCGAACCCCTCGACCCGGCCCTCGGCGCCGACGCGGAAATGGTGGTCCATGACGTTGTGGCCCAGCTCGCCCGACGACGACCCCAGACCGCCTTCCCAGACATCGGTGGCCGAGTTCATCAGCACCCAGGTCGAATTGAAGCTGGAGGCGTTCAGGAACACCACGTCGGCGGTGTACTCATAGGTCATGTTCGTCTCGGCATCGATGATCTCGACCCCGGTCGCGCGCTTGCGGTCCTTATCATACAGAACCTCCTTGACGATCGAGAACGGTCGCAGCGTCAGGTTGCCCGTGGCCATCGCGGCGGGCAGCGTCGCGGACTGGGTGCTGA is a window from the Paracoccus marcusii genome containing:
- a CDS encoding gluconate 2-dehydrogenase subunit 3 family protein codes for the protein MNRRDLLTMIAAVTGTAMLGAGRVMAYVPTETGENLFTPEDAAFLDEVAETIIPATDTPGAKDAGVGAFMTQFVSDCYDAEEQAAFRDSIDTLKSEAQAQFGKPFEDLTAEERQQMLQEAMVAASAQAAVVAQAKEEMRIQARDQQQSADTAATAQAQTEADLPALHWFTPIQQLTLFGFFTSEVGATQVLRYEPVPGEYIGDLEYDGGPAWAT
- a CDS encoding GMC oxidoreductase — encoded protein: MADNMHYDAIVVGSGISGGWAAKELTEKGLKVLMLERGRNIEHLTDYVNADKEAWDYPHRGTATMEMKDNYPVLSRDYPLNEQTFGMWANEQENPYVEAKRFDWFRGYHVGGRSLMWGRQSYRFSDTDFTANEREGIATDWPIRYADIAPWYDHAERFAGISGTNEGLDILPDGQFLPPIPLNIVEKDVAARLRNAFGGKRYLINSRVANITEALPDQNRVACQYRNKCWLGCPYGAYFSTQSATLPAAMATGNLTLRPFSIVKEVLYDKDRKRATGVEIIDAETNMTYEYTADVVFLNASSFNSTWVLMNSATDVWEGGLGSSSGELGHNVMDHHFRVGAEGRVEGFDDKYYFGRRPAGFYIPRFRNIDGEERPYTRGFGYQGSASRQGWQRDIAELNIGADLKQALSTPGNWTIGMTGFGEMLPYHDNAISLDRGTTDKWGLPVLSVSVDLRENEMRMREDMKQDAVDILEAAGVKDVKPVDRDYAPGMGIHEMGTARMGRDPKTSVLNGDNQVWDAPNVYVTDGACMTSASCVNPSLTYMALTARAADHAVKALKNGDL
- a CDS encoding 3-keto-disaccharide hydrolase, translated to MKLMTSMAALLALAAPTLAQDAPEPTREERQAQSRVTEIAGPEPRLVQTPAGEPPSDAVVLFDGTNLDGWESVNGGAAEWVVEDGAMRVARGSGDIRTTESFCDVQLHVEWRSPPNNEGHDSQDRGNSGIFLQSRYEVQVLDSFENPTYANGQAGSIYKQHLPLVNASRAPEEWQTYDIIFQAPIFSDEGALRRPAHITVLHNGVVVQNHAQIQGVTEWIGYPAYEAHDCAPIQLQDHDADVSFRNIWVRPM
- a CDS encoding sugar phosphate isomerase/epimerase family protein gives rise to the protein MTFARTALIGGLATLVAPMAMAQDAATSDLPIAVQMYTLRDHGTLDEQLAAVQAAGVTAVETVGMQDSTAEDLSAKLQEYGIEAISTHAQLADLRADAQAVIDFNKAIGNDVITVPYLVEEDRPADAAGWTALGEELAALSETLQAADMTLAYHNHDFEMVEFDGRTALEIMMEAAGEDVMAELDLAWVARGGLDPVEYLGRFDDRVFAIHAKDNAPEGEAEDERGFKALGEGTLDWAAILPAAEEAGAQWYIIEHDQPLDAAEVVMTGATFLTENLPDSATR